AAACCCCAACAGGAAAATCCGCAGGAAACATAAacgatatttgttttgtttgaaataaataaagaataaagaaacaTGGACGCGTTTTGTTCAGACTGCAAGCGGCAGACGGAAGTGGTTTTCGATCACTCGGCCGGGGACACGGTTTGCTCCGAGTGCGGGCTGGTTCTGGAATCACACTCCATCGATGAGACCTCCGAGTGGCGGACTTTCGCCAATGAATCGGGCGACAACGATCCCGTCCGTGTCGGCGGCCCCACCAACCCCCTATTGACCGACGGTGGCCTCTCCACCGTCATAGCCAAGCCCAACGGTGCCACAGGTGATTTCCTCTCATCCTCGCTCGGGCGATGGCAGAACCGCGGGTCCAACCCGGATCGGGGGCTCATCCTCGCCTTCAAGACCATAGCTACTATGTCTGATaggtaatttttcaaaatttattttcctttttttcctcattttagCATTGGCATTATGGGCCCTTTTTTGGATGCTAAAAAAGTGTGGGAAATACGTCGAGGCAAGTGGGAAATACGTCGAGGCAAGTGAGAAATTTAGATTCCGACTAATCGATTGCAAAATAGAAAGGAATCTGAATTGGACTTCAGGTTTTGTGATTGTGATTGACCTTGAtcggtgtgtgtgtgtgtgtgtgtgtgtgtgtttttttttttctcagaagCCTGTTGGTAAGGTGTCTGGTTAGTTTCGATTTTGTTAACATGGGTTCCTCGTTGATACTATAGAAAAATTATGGGTTCCTTGTTGATCTTCTGAGTAATTGAATTTGGGGTATGTTTGGCAGCTAGAAAGCATGGGAATGGCAATAGAAAATATTACTAAGCTGCTTGATATTGGCTTGCTAAGGGAATAATAAAGCAACCCGCTACTTTGCTTATGATATGCCAATGTTGATTGGCCAGCTACTCAGGCTGATCTTGGATTTTTGCACTGGATGGTTGCTCTtgactgtttttcttcttctagctTTAAGGATTTTCTCAATCTGTTCACTTTTTCTAGTTAGGTTTACATATCATATATTCTCTGTGAACTTGAGTTTCACCTTTCTATTTTCATTAAGTTTTATATTACATAtcgaaaaaaatttctttaatattGCAGTAATTTTGCTTTCAATAATTATCTTGTGAAAATACAGCGACAATTTAGCTTAACACTATATTTTCTGGTTATGTTAAATATTGAAACGTTAATATGTTATTCTGCCAGCAGTTCTATTTTCTGATGAAAAGAATCCTGAAATATGAAGCTAATGTGATGATATTATGTTTCAGATTGGGCCTTGTTGCAACCATAAAGGTATGCTATTTACTCACTGTTATGATTTTTCATTTATGTGACTAAAGTTTTAGCACACCCAAATGCCAATATGTCTGCATGCTCTCTAATGTTGTTATATGCCTCAAAGATGAAGTATCTAAACTTTATTCAATTATCAAACGTTGACGTGTGGCTGCAAggttatgataaaaaataactataaaagaATAGGATCGATTTATAATGCTCTTGACCTCCAATGCAAAGGAATGTAACATGAAACTTGTGTTAGCAGTAAACACCTAAAACATCATAGTTTCAATATTGAAATTTATTAGCTAGGGAATATTTGCTTTTGACaaaatttttgagttttgaaaatgagCAACAGAAATCGGCAGAGATGTTGATTTAGCACATGCAAGAAAATCAACAATATGTTGTTTAAAAAGTATCTGTGTGGAGTTGAGTATGAAAactgcaaaataaaataattgggagTCGGTATTGGTGAAAGCACCAGGCACACTTAAGCACTAGCGCATGTATGGTTGAAAGTAAAACAGACATTACTAAAAATAATGTATGGTAAGAAAATAtccataaaatacaataaaagatagtaatatatatgttttggttTGACTCAATTTTCTAGAtccataaaatattgcataatggaggtgctttttataaataaaaaatgtctaGCCTGCTCATCATCTGGACTAATGAAGAGAAAATTGAATTTGGATATTCTAGgacatcaattttttatatattcgtTCATTATCTATAAGGATCTTCAGAATTCAGGCACCCGAGCTgttcaattttaatttaaagaaacatgttcttttctattttcaagAGCTCCTTAGATTTGTTGAAGAGATAATctaacatttcaaattttttaaagtgtCCCAATTTTCTAAAGGTGCTCTTAAATTAAACTGTAGAAAATTACATATTTGTATGATGCAGAGGTGTTAAGTGTTGATGGCCGAACTTGTAGTGGAATATTCTCTTTTTAGAACCTTGATTAACACCATGTTGCAAGTTATAGTTATATGATGTATCAAGCTAAGATGACCTCTTCCCGTTACCAATATTGCTACATCATTTTCCCTGGGAAAAAAATGTAAACGCCTTTGAATTTCTATTTTCATCTTCAGTCCTGATACCACTGCATCTGTTATTTGGCGTTTGGAATTGAACTTGTTATTTTCCTTTCCTAATGGTGCTTTTGTTATTGATTTGAAGGACCGGGCTAATGAGATATTTAAGAGGGTGGAAGATCAAAAGTCTAGTAGAGGGAGAAACCAGGATGCATTATTGGCTGCTTGCCTGTACATTGCTTGTCGACAAGAAGATAAGCCACGCACTGTAAAGGGTACAGCCTATGATTCTTTTAACATGGATGCTTCCTAATTTATCTTTCCCTATGTGTATGAGCTTCCCTGTTCTCTTGTATACAACCTGTGTACTGGGGCTATGCATTgccttttttaataaaatgattgcgtacctataaaaaaagaagTATGAGCTTCCCTGAAACTGTGGATTTCAACTAGAAATTTGCTCTGTCGCCAACGGAGCCACAAAGAAGGAAATTGGCCGAGCAAAAGAATATATAGTGAAACAGCTGGGGTTGGAGAATGGTCAGTCGGTGGAGATGGGAACAATACATGCTGGGGACTTTATGGTGAGATGTTTTCTCATCTCTGAAATTGATAACTTCATTTGGCATTCAATAATTTGTGGCACAGACTGGctttaatatcattttaatcTTTAGAGGCGCTTTTGTTCCAATCTTGGTATGAATAATCAAGTGGTCAAAGCTGCCCAAGAAGCTGTTACAAAGTCAGAAGAGTTTGACATAAGGTACGTTTGGGATTAACTTGTATCATCATATTTTATGCAGCAAGTGAAGTATATGTTCATGACTGAAGTTTACCTCTCCTTTCAGTGCATTAacttagaattttttattcccGGATGCACTGTACagctcaattattattattcttgtttattgTGATCAAAGATTTCATGATATATGAATTAATGATTTGAAGTATGGGTGGAAAGCATGTTAAATAATAAATACCCGGCAGAattcaaattatataaaagagttATTGATCTTTGCCCTTGGGAGATCCTGGGTACAACACATGGGTGGGGATGGACTTGTGTCTGGGGAAAGCTAGCCCCAATTTTTTACCGAACTAAAGCCATTTTATAGGGAAAAGAGATGGAGCTGATCAATTGTTTTGATCACATATTGGAGGCCAGCTACATGAAGCCATAAGAGTTCTTTTGGaatgtaaatataaattttctagTAGGTGTCATTAACAAAAAGTATGCTAAGGTGAAGGCTTTGTATGCCAGTAGGGAAGGTGGATAACGAtatcaataatataaattacaaatagTCTGTTTTGGCATGAGAAAGGGCTTCATGACATAACTATGCTGTCTCTCAGTGTGGTACTGATTGCTCTACCAAGTTAAAGAGGAAATGATAAAGTTTCTTCCTTCCATACTCAAATCAACTTTTGATTCGTCAAATTAATATTGGAGTCTGAGTGAGGATGCAGTTAACATACTTTATGATTGTGTATATTCCGATTCATGTGTATGTCACTCGCTTTCCTCATTATTGTGTCCCTAATGTATCTAATGTGTTCATCGAAATTGTTTTGGTcaatatttgtttatatttatggTTTCTTTTTCCTAAATTACAGGAGGAGTCCAATATCAATTGCAGCAGCAGTCATTTACATTATTACTCAGCTTTCAGACAATAAGAAACCTCTTAAAGGTCCATACTTTACTCTATATTTGTTAAGGCGCCAAAGTCTGAAGGGTGCATTATACATGAATCATGGATTACTctgtttatttcatattttttcacggttatattttataagatcCTCAATGTGCTCTGATATCGTAGGGTTAAACATTATGATCCAACATTATTCAATCGttttcatattataaataaatttatacatgCTACTTTGTAATACATGCAAAAGATATGAATGCATATACTATGTCATACTATAGGTGCTAATTGTTGTAACTTATACTCTTATACTAAGTGAAATGCTCTGATTTAAGCCACTTGAATGCCAGATATTTCAGTCGCTACTGGAGTTGCAGAAGGGACAATTAGGAATTCCTACAAGGATCTTTATCCCCATGTATCGAAGATAATACCTGGCTGGTATGCTAAGGAGGAGGATCTCAAGAACCTCTGCAGCCCTTGAAAGGTAACAACTTCAAGTTGGTTTGGGGCGTTCGTTCTTGGATGTATTAAACTCTTTTAATACAAACAATGGAAAAGTCGTCCGCTTATTTTTCCTCTTGCATTCTGatcatttcctttttcatttaccttttatatttttaccgGGGCGGATATAAAATATTCAGAGGCTAGtgcaatttattttttggaataatTGCAAGCTATGTGGACATGGTGGGACTCCTTTTATGCGTGATTCGGTGTCCTTTGATGTTAATCAGTAAATTATAAATGGGATCAAAGATGTACTTCCTCATAAATTCTCCCGCACGCCATGGGATCCAAAATGTACCTATTTGGCTATATGGCACGTACTCGGTTATCGAAGATAATTTGGGAAAGCGTCGAATTTACTCTGAATAtcgtattaataataataataataataaagaagggggagataaatttttctatttttaaagtcAAAAGTCTTTGCAATTTTAAGACTGCGTTTGGATGTTAGGTTGAACTGAGATGAGTTAAGTATTTTaagaatagtaataaattaagATGGTGAAgtgatttttgtaaaatttgcctaagatgaatttatatatatttagatgttaagatgagtttaaatttatttatgaaaaattaaaaaaagttgtaagtCTCACATGTAAAAAagtattgaattaaaaaagattataagTCTTACGTATAAGAAAGTTTTGAATCGAgatgaatttttaatataagagttatatatttaaatgttaaacttaacttaaaattgaactaaattgaattaattttagtATACTTCAACAACCAAACGGGCCAGATAAGTATCTCGTCTGGGCTGTATGGTCCAGAAGTTTTGCCTATCCAAATggtatattttatctttaagttttgaaaatatcacttaaataaaaAGTGCAAAACAGTGTAAAACTGACAGTGAACAGTGCAAAACTGACATAAACAGTGTAAAACAGTAAATGAACAGTGAAAAATCTCAAGTGAACGGGTACTCTCCTAACCATGGGACctacacctttttcaaatcacaaaaagtaaaattatctcattttatctcactatccaaacacactttttttacaaattatttaatctaatcttaattcaaaaatttcactactatttaaaatatctcatctgaaCTGCGTAACCAAACGAGGTAAAATTGCTCTAAATAAACTCGTTCGTGTTAATTAGGAATGTGTTAGAGCCTTAGTAACAACCATACGTGGCGTTTGATGGCTATGAAACGGTGGGAAGAAAGtggaaaaaaaagaagccaTTACATTTCTTCTTCTAAGAAACTAAGGGCCTGTTTAGAATTGCGTTAGAAatcttaaaaagtgtttaaatattgttaaaaatactttaatgaaaaaattaaataatttagatgttacatattaaagcacttttaatctcaaataagctaaaaat
This sequence is a window from Carya illinoinensis cultivar Pawnee chromosome 9, C.illinoinensisPawnee_v1, whole genome shotgun sequence. Protein-coding genes within it:
- the LOC122277376 gene encoding transcription initiation factor IIB-2-like; amino-acid sequence: MDAFCSDCKRQTEVVFDHSAGDTVCSECGLVLESHSIDETSEWRTFANESGDNDPVRVGGPTNPLLTDGGLSTVIAKPNGATGDFLSSSLGRWQNRGSNPDRGLILAFKTIATMSDRLGLVATIKDRANEIFKRVEDQKSSRGRNQDALLAACLYIACRQEDKPRTVKEICSVANGATKKEIGRAKEYIVKQLGLENGQSVEMGTIHAGDFMRRFCSNLGMNNQVVKAAQEAVTKSEEFDIRRSPISIAAAVIYIITQLSDNKKPLKDISVATGVAEGTIRNSYKDLYPHVSKIIPGWYAKEEDLKNLCSP